GCAATTTTATTACTCACAAATTACAGAAAAATTCCCCTCTCACTCGTTAGCCGGAAATGCAACATTAGGTCCCGTAGACATATACATAGCCAAAAGAGAATTTGAGAAAGCAAAGCAATACTGCGAGGAAATAATAGAAAACCTAGATTATTCTTCAAAAATCAGAGAAATAACTATAGATAAACTTGGCGAAATTAATATAAATCTATTGTTTTCTCCCCTTGCTACCGATATAAGCAAAATTTATTCAGTAAAAGCAGGAGATAGTTTGTTTTCAATATCCAGAAAATTTAGTACAACGATTGCTCTGTTGATGCGAGCAAATAATCTGCCAAATAGCGTCATAAAACCCAGCCAAAAACTAAAAATCACTATCAATAAATTTTCTATTTTGGTGCATGTTGACAAACAAGATTTATTTTTACGTTACGACGATAAATCATTCAAAAGATACAAAATAGCTGTTGGAGCAAAAGAGACCCCTACTCCGCTGGGGACTTTCGAAATAAGAGAAAAAATTAAAGATCCTACGTGGTATCCTGCAAGAGGAGGAGTAGTGCCGCCTCATTCAGCACAAAATCTTTTGGGTTCAAGATGGATGGGGTTATGGGAAACAGGTAAAAAAACCCATTACGGCATCCATGAAGCTATTGAACCTTCAGACATAAGCACATATATAAGTAACGGATGTATTAGAATGGTAAAAAGCGACTTGGAAGAAATTTATGA
The bacterium DNA segment above includes these coding regions:
- a CDS encoding L,D-transpeptidase family protein → MKAKNLLSPVLIIALLAFIAIGSTLLIKNKRNQLHQIRHQEANALLRDSKYAEALTILKAIYPKIKGETQTEILYQIGICYQKTGEITEAKKYWDKVLNSKYSFHHPEIYYEFAQQRLREANFEEAQFYYSQITEKFPSHSLAGNATLGPVDIYIAKREFEKAKQYCEEIIENLDYSSKIREITIDKLGEININLLFSPLATDISKIYSVKAGDSLFSISRKFSTTIALLMRANNLPNSVIKPSQKLKITINKFSILVHVDKQDLFLRYDDKSFKRYKIAVGAKETPTPLGTFEIREKIKDPTWYPARGGVVPPHSAQNLLGSRWMGLWETGKKTHYGIHEAIEPSDISTYISNGCIRMVKSDLEEIYDIVTIGTGVIIKSNQ